CCCTCCGCCTGGGCGTGCAGGGCTTCCTCCTCAAGGATGTGTCCCTGGAGGAGCTGGCGGAGGCCATCCGGCGCGTCGCCTCCGGTCAGACGCTGCTGCCGCCAGGAGTCGCGGAGCGCGTGGCGCGCGGCATGGCGGAGCTGCCCCGCGATTTCCCCCACGCGGACCTGCCAGAGGGGCTCACCCGCCGCGAGGTGGAGGTGCTGCGCCTCATCGCGCGGGGGCTGAGCAACCGGGAGATCGCCGACGCGCTGGGGACGGCGGAGGGGACGGTGAAGAACCAGACCTCCAGCATCCTCTCCAAGCTGGGCGTGAGGGACCGCACCCGCGCCGTGCTCCGCGCCATGGAGCTGGGCTGCCTCTGAGCAGGCCGCGGGGACCTACTTCGTCGCGCACTACGCGGACACGGAGCCCGTGCCGGGCACCGTCTTCCCGGTGAGCCGCTGAGGCGCGAAAGGTCCTCAGCGCGTCTTCTTCTGGTACGCCTTCACCAACGCGTTCATGCGCCGCCCGCTCGGGTCCTCCTTGCGAGGATCAGCGACGACGAGCACCCACGTGCCCGAGACCACCGTGGAGCCGACGGCGTCGCCAATGAGCGCCCAGCCGGCCTCTTCCGCCTTCCGGGCCTGCTCCGCGCCATCGAAGAGGCACACCGTGGCCTCCAGGCCGCTCACCTTGCCGGCCTGGCACCTGCCGCCGGGCAGCTTCTCGCCGACGTCGGTGAAGCCGGAGGGCGACTCACCCGCCGCCCTCCACGCGTCCAGCACCTCGTTCGCATTGCGGGAACATCCCGCCAGCAGCAAAGCCCCCAGCGCGAATCCCATGCGCCGCATGCTCAGTCCCGTCCCTTGTGCTTGTGTTTGTGCTTCTTGTGTTTGCCATGTCCATGGTCATGGTCATGGCCATGGTGATGGTCATCATCGTCGTCCTCCCGGATGATGATGACCTCGCGGGAGGGGGGAGGCGGCCTGCCTCCGACCTTCACGTCCACGTCCACGTTCAGGCCCACCTGGATGATGGGGCCGTGGTACTGGGGCGGCGGCGCGAACGCCACCACCGGACGCGGCACGTTCCAGCCGCGATAGACCGTGTTGACCCGCACCCGCTTCGGGTTCTCCCGCTGGTACGCCTCGGGGTAGTCACCCGCGTAGAAGTGGACGTCCTCCTTGTCCACGAACTCCTGGCGCGGCGGCGGCTCGTAGGCGTGGTAGTGCGGCCCGTCGTGATAGCAGTACTCCACCACGTCCACGTCCACGTTGATTTCGACGAGCACGTTGAGCACCACCGGATGGTGCCCGTAGTAGGAGTGCCGGGGTCCCTCGTAGCCGAAGGGCGTGGGGTCTCCAATGAAGACATGGACGTTGTCGCGCGTGCGGTAGAGCGTGTCCGCGTACAACGGCGCGGCCGAGTGCACGTGCATGGATTCGAGGTGACACAGCCCGTCCCGGGGCTGCCCGGTGCGCGGGTGCATTCCCGCGTACCTCCACTGCTTCGCCTCGGCCGCGCTGGCGGCCATGAGCAGCAGCGCCGTGGCCAGCGGGGCCAGATTCCTGTGTGACATGGTGAGATTCTCCCTGGAGGCGGGCACGCTCCAGCCACTCCCTGACCCGGGGCCCCCGGGGGCGATCACATCCAGGCGCGTGGCCCGCATCCCCGGTGTCCGTGGAGGTGCTCCACGCGCATTCCGGCGACAGCAGGCTCGAAACATTGCGGTGCCGCGAAACCGCAGGAATCAAGAGGCTGTCTCGACTTTCGAACCTGCCCCTCCGTGCGCGGCCGGTGCTGGACACTTCCTCCGTCCAAACCCAGACGTCACGACCTGAGGAGGCAAGCGTCCAGGGCACATGGGAGTCCGGTCCTGGATGAGCGGCCGTTCCCTCGGGGGCATTGGGACGGTCCGCTTGCGCCCATACCCTTCCAGGCCACATCGACCTGAAGCGAGGACCCCCGATGTCAAACCCCCGCTGCTCGTGCCGCTCTCGTTGGATCCATCTCCCGGTCTTGGTGCTCTCGCTGCTGCTGTGCAGTGCCTGTGAGGCCGTGGGCCGGATCGAGTCCCCTGAAGTGCAGGGCCTTCCCATGGAGCCTTCCTCCGCGCCCGAAGAGGAGGCGCTTCCTCCGTCTCCACCGGCGCTGCCTCCGACTCCCGCGGGGCTTCGCTCCGTCGCCGTCTGGGAGGGGATGTTCGTGGAGGCGTGGGGCCGTGAGCACATGCAGACCTTCCTGCCCTGGAGCAACTCCCGCGACAGCTGGGACTTCTACAACCTCGCCTACGGCCTGGACGCCAACACGGCGATGTACCGGGCCACCGGGAAGCGGGCGTACCTGGACCGGGCCCTGCTCTACGTCAACAACATGGTGGCCTCCGCCCGCGTCTCGTCTTCGTTGCCCCAAAGCCAGTTCAAGGATGGGTACCTGGGCTGGACCTCGTCCCTGTCGTCCCCAGCCGGGCAGGAGGTGCCGCTGTATGAGAGCTATTGCTGGCGCTACGTGACGCGCATGCTGCGCATCATCCGCGAGACGCCGGACCTCTACGGCTCCGGCAACTACCGCAGGCAGTACGACCGGCTGCTGGCGTTCACGGAGCGGAACATCTTCGACAAGTGGTTCCTGCGCGGGGCGAACGACTTCGTCTACCGCAACCGCACGCACATGGCCGCGCACTGGGCCTTCATCGCCATGGACCTGTCGCGGATGACCACCGACCCGGAGCGCAAGGCCCGCTACCTGGAGGTCTTCGACAACATCAACCACGGCATGCCGAACTTCCCGTCCTCCCTGCGCGACAAGCTGGCGCCCAACCCCGACCACCCGACGGCCTGGTTCTGGAACGACAAGTGGGACACCAACGCCCAGCCCGGCCAGGACGTGGCGCACGCGAACAACGTGCTGGCCTTCATCGTCGAGGCCCACGACGCGGGCATGGTGTGGACGGACGCGGACATCCGCAGGTTCGTCGTGACGCTCAACACCGTCATCTGGCCCTCGCCCAGGGTCTATGCGGAGTACGTGGACGGCACCGGGCCGGGGGATGGCTGGTTCAACGACGGGCTGATGAAGCTGGGCCGCTACGACGTCAACCTCCAGCGCCGCCTGGAGCAGCATCGCGTGGGCCAGAACAGCCAGTTCTTCGCCAACGGCGCGCTCAACGTGCGGATGCTGTCCGAACAAGCTGTGCAGTAGGTGGGGGAGGGGGGGCCCCGTCCTCGGAAAAGAGGACGGGGCGCGGTTTTGGCACCGTCAGCGGGCCGCCCGGGCCGCCGGGAACAGGCGGACCAGCAGGGCCGCCAGCGCGGAAGCCGTCGCCAGCAGCGTCACGCCCACCCAGCCCCAGCGGGCCAGGACCAGGCTGCCGCTCGCCGCGCCCACGGACATGCCGGCGAACACACCGACGAACAGCACCGCGTTGAGGCGGCTGCGGGCGGCGGGCTCGATGCCGAAGACGAGCGTCTG
This DNA window, taken from Corallococcus coralloides DSM 2259, encodes the following:
- a CDS encoding response regulator, yielding MNTVRLVLADDHALVRQGLRSLLELTPDLRVVGEASDGEEALRKVAELDPDVVLMDVRMPRMTGLEALRALRRTDADRRVVLLTTFDEDTVLIEALRLGVQGFLLKDVSLEELAEAIRRVASGQTLLPPGVAERVARGMAELPRDFPHADLPEGLTRREVEVLRLIARGLSNREIADALGTAEGTVKNQTSSILSKLGVRDRTRAVLRAMELGCL